The following proteins are encoded in a genomic region of Mycolicibacterium rutilum:
- a CDS encoding cytochrome c oxidase subunit 4, with protein sequence MHIEARLFEFLTAFFILCAVVYAVLTSMFQYGGIEWAGTTALVLTAGLTLITGTFFRFVARRLDTRPEDYEDAEISDGAGELGFFSPHSWWPVFIALSASITAVGVALWLPWLIVAGGCFVITTVAGLVFEYYTGPEKH encoded by the coding sequence ATGCATATCGAAGCCCGGCTGTTCGAGTTCCTCACCGCGTTCTTCATCCTCTGCGCGGTCGTGTACGCCGTCCTGACGTCGATGTTCCAGTACGGCGGCATCGAGTGGGCAGGCACCACGGCCCTGGTCCTGACCGCGGGTCTGACCCTGATCACCGGCACCTTCTTCCGGTTCGTGGCGCGCCGCCTGGACACCCGGCCCGAGGACTACGAGGACGCCGAGATCAGCGACGGCGCCGGCGAGCTGGGCTTCTTCAGCCCGCACAGCTGGTGGCCGGTGTTCATCGCGCTGTCGGCGTCGATCACCGCGGTCGGCGTGGCGCTCTGGCTGCCCTGGCTCATCGTGGCCGGCGGCTGCTTCGTGATCACGACGGTCGCGGGCCTGGTCTTCGAGTACTACACCGGCCCCGAGAAGCACTGA
- a CDS encoding MmpS family transport accessory protein has product MSGPNPPDDEASLPGQDPGGEPAPDTSETEFYSRAYSAPESEQFTAGPYVPADSALYDYESYEQADPGEPAPPPKWPWVVGVVAIIAAVALVASVSVLVTRTDTDNLATPSTSTTAVPPPVQDEITTTTPPPPPPPPPTTEEPPPPPPETVTVTEEPPPPPPPPPAPVEEPPPPAPETTPPPSAPPTTTTRSGPRQVTYSVTGTKAPGDIITVTYIDASGRSRTQRNVYIPWSLTVTPISQSEVGSVQASSLFLVSRLNCSITTSDGTVLSSNTNNAAQTSC; this is encoded by the coding sequence ATGAGCGGGCCGAATCCCCCCGATGACGAAGCGTCGCTTCCAGGTCAGGATCCGGGCGGTGAGCCGGCCCCGGACACCAGCGAGACCGAGTTCTACTCGCGTGCCTACTCCGCGCCCGAGTCCGAGCAGTTCACCGCGGGCCCGTACGTGCCCGCCGATTCTGCGCTGTACGACTACGAAAGCTATGAACAAGCCGACCCCGGCGAGCCCGCGCCGCCGCCGAAGTGGCCGTGGGTCGTCGGCGTGGTCGCGATCATCGCGGCCGTCGCGCTGGTCGCGTCGGTATCGGTGCTGGTGACCCGCACCGACACCGACAACCTCGCGACCCCGTCGACGTCGACGACCGCGGTGCCGCCGCCGGTGCAGGACGAGATCACCACGACCACACCGCCTCCGCCGCCCCCGCCACCGCCGACGACCGAGGAGCCCCCACCACCGCCGCCGGAGACGGTGACGGTCACCGAAGAGCCGCCTCCGCCGCCGCCTCCGCCGCCGGCGCCGGTCGAGGAGCCGCCACCGCCGGCGCCCGAGACGACGCCACCGCCCAGTGCGCCGCCCACCACGACGACGCGGTCCGGTCCCCGCCAGGTCACCTATTCGGTGACCGGCACGAAGGCACCTGGAGACATCATCACCGTGACCTACATCGACGCGTCGGGCCGCAGCCGGACCCAGCGCAACGTGTACATCCCGTGGTCGTTGACCGTGACGCCGATCTCGCAGTCCGAGGTCGGCTCGGTCCAGGCCTCCAGCCTGTTCCTGGTGAGCCGGCTGAACTGCTCGATCACCACCAGCGACGGCACCGTGCTGTCGTCGAACACCAACAACGCCGCGCAGACGAGCTGCTGA
- a CDS encoding DUF2561 family protein, translated as MTYDTDSAGRSRLTPALDSSELDRTDRILLGSCAGIWLVALGTAVAAAVALVDLGTGHAENTGSSGTPWLLYTVIGVSAVVIIGAVPLLLRARREALASAEPAPAPTGPTPAGRGSAPTEAFGTRGARGAGPAPRASYAAPRAQRTLEAPEPHSAAVDQLWLRCGVVIACAIGIAMVAIGVATYLMAVDSTIAAWIFYVLAALVTLAMPAVPWFYLKELRTVLDR; from the coding sequence ATGACATACGACACCGACAGTGCGGGACGCTCACGGCTGACACCGGCCTTGGACTCCAGTGAACTCGACCGCACCGACCGCATCCTGCTGGGCTCGTGCGCGGGCATCTGGCTGGTGGCGCTGGGTACCGCGGTGGCGGCGGCCGTCGCGCTGGTGGACCTGGGCACCGGGCACGCCGAAAACACCGGCTCCTCGGGCACTCCGTGGCTGCTGTACACCGTGATCGGGGTTTCCGCGGTGGTGATCATCGGGGCGGTGCCGCTGCTGCTGCGGGCGCGCCGTGAAGCGCTGGCCTCCGCCGAGCCGGCACCGGCGCCGACCGGTCCGACTCCCGCAGGCCGGGGGAGTGCGCCGACCGAGGCGTTCGGGACGCGTGGTGCCCGCGGTGCCGGGCCCGCCCCGCGGGCGTCGTACGCGGCTCCGAGGGCGCAGCGCACGCTGGAGGCGCCCGAGCCGCACTCCGCGGCGGTGGACCAGCTGTGGCTGCGCTGCGGCGTGGTGATCGCGTGTGCCATCGGGATCGCGATGGTGGCGATCGGCGTCGCGACCTACCTGATGGCCGTCGACAGCACCATCGCGGCGTGGATCTTCTACGTGCTGGCCGCGCTGGTGACTCTCGCCATGCCGGCGGTGCCGTGGTTCTACCTCAAGGAATTGCGCACCGTTCTCGATCGGTAG